Proteins encoded together in one Miscanthus floridulus cultivar M001 chromosome 16, ASM1932011v1, whole genome shotgun sequence window:
- the LOC136513035 gene encoding uncharacterized protein encodes MDEGYANLPTSHLLGSVPAVTQDDRKPSPPAALDAAATSRLQEFPPAPGGNGGGYRPPGGPADGDVENQADWKGYFNVASYAPYFNVDTDVVVDRLISSIYPMDGFYRKIDANPDMYGPLWITTTLVFMLAAFGNYATYLMQNKKDLDIWNFDVGYFSWAASVMYGYAVIVPAVFFFLFQYFGSRQSLVRFWCLWGYSLFVFIPASVLLLIPVEFLRWVIIALAGGASSWFIALSLKECTEGADLMVLMASASVLQFALALFIKVFFFA; translated from the exons ATGGACGAGGGCTACGCCAACCTCCCCACCAGCCACCTCCTCGGCTCCGTCCCC GCTGTGACACAGGACGACAGGAAACCCAGTCCCCCCGCCGCCCTAG ATGCAGCTGCCACCTCTCGGTTGCAGGAGTTCCCGCCTGCTCCTGGTGGTAATGGAGGAGGGTATCGGCCACCAGGTGGCCCTGCAG ATGGAGATGTAGAAAACCAAGCAGATTGGAAAGGATACTTCAATGTTGCATCTTATGCTCCATACTTCAATGTTGATACTGATGTTGTAGTTGACAGGCTCATCAGTTCAATTTATCCAATGGATGGTTTTTATAGGAAAATTGATGCTAATCCTGACAT GTATGGGCCTTTATGGATCACCACTACTCTGGTTTTCATGCTAGCTGCGTTTGGTAACTATGCCACTTATCTGATGCAAAATAAAAAGGATCTGGACATATGGAACTTTGATGTTGGTTATTTCAGTTGGGCAGCATCAGTCATGTATGGTTATGCTGTCATTGTGCCCGCCGTGTTCTTTTTCCTGTTTCAGTATTTTGGATCACGCCAAAGTCTTGTTCGATTTTGGTGTCTGTGGGGCTATTCTCTGTTTGTCTTCATACCTGCATCT gtacttttgcttattcctgTGGAATTTCTTCGATGGGTCATCATAGCTCTTGCTGGTGGTGCATCATCTTGGTTCATCGCTTTAAGTTTGAAGGAATGCACTGAAGGAGCTGATCTGATGGTTCTGATGGCTAGTGCATCAGTGCTGCAATTTGCTCTGGCACTGTTCATCAAAGTTTTCTTTTTTGCCTGA
- the LOC136513135 gene encoding uncharacterized protein At2g39795, mitochondrial-like produces the protein MSGSWVPPPHRRLPYRTERSALLSSLSAPQPGAAADAHLLRVINYEISCAQQDCKKRDWAKELGEWFPFEIQDKEGTTRIILTRRDQKEQIEVEVFLPSPADPVEHNGQQKHDTKDDNSQAHAINGPANQYYIPLVVKIHKGMASWLEISCRSYPDELAIESLAFGPTDESFDSSNVEAKICNLPEELQQACYAYLKSRAISSDVTNFLHAYMINKECHEYLAWLRKLKGLIKSK, from the exons ATGAGTGGCTCGTGGGTCCCTCCTCCCCATCGCCGGCTCCCGTACCGCACTGAACGCTCCGCACTTCTCTCCTCCCTCTCAGCCCCGCAGCCGGGCGCCGCTGCCGACGCCCACCTCCTCCGGGTCATAAACTATGAGATCTCCTGCGCccagcaagactgcaagaagcgcGACTGG GCGAAGGAATTAGGGGAGTGGTTCCCTTTTGAGATCCAGGATAAGGAGGGTACCACTAGGATAATTCTCACCAGGAGAGATCAGAAGGAGCAAATTGAAGTGGAGGTGTTCTTGCCGAGCCCTGCCGATCCAGTGGAGCACAATGGTCAGCAAAAGCACGATACCAAAGATGACAACAGCCAGGCTCATGCTATTAATGGTCCTGCAAATCAGTACTATATCCCGCTGGTGGTGAAAATTCACAAAGGGATGGCTTCGTGGCTGGAGATCAGCTGTAGATCTTACCCTGATGAACTTGCCATTGAGAGCTTGGCATTTGGACCGACGGATGAGTCTTTTGATTCATCAAATGTTGAAGCTAAGATATG TAATCTTCCTGAGGAACTTCAGCAAGCATGTTATGCCTACTTGAAAAGTAGAGCCATTTCGTCAGATGTTACCAACTTCTTGCATGCGTACATGATAAATAAAGAGTGCCATGAGTATCTCGCTTGGCTGAGAAAACTTAAGGGTTTGATTAAAAGTAAATGA